From the Theobroma cacao cultivar B97-61/B2 chromosome 2, Criollo_cocoa_genome_V2, whole genome shotgun sequence genome, one window contains:
- the LOC18608966 gene encoding uncharacterized protein LOC18608966: MADWGPVVIAVVLFVLLSPGLLFQLPGRSKVVEFGNMQTSGISILVHTIIFFGLITIFLIAIGVHIYTE; the protein is encoded by the coding sequence ATGGCGGATTGGGGTCCGGTGGTGATAGCAGTGGTGCTTTTTGTGCTGTTAAGTCCAGGGTTGTTGTTTCAGTTGCCAGGAAGGAGCAAAGTGGTGGAGTTCGGGAACATGCAAACCAGTGGGATATCGATTCTTGTCCACACTATAATCTTCTTTGGACTTATCACCATCTTCCTCATCGCCATAGGTGTTCACATCTACACTGAATAG